The following are from one region of the Paenibacillus bovis genome:
- a CDS encoding ROK family protein: protein MESCWIGIDIGGTGIKGALVNEQGQMIERMELPTQAEQGAEFILNRVLYIANELKSIVYDSIKKQFITIHGIGIGSAGRIDREKGIVIDATDNLPGWKGLHLAERVMESTGLPVYTVNDAHAAAAGEDWIGAAAVIRSWIMLTIGTGVGGALVHYGEIISGQYGGAGELGHMILHPGGRQCNCGKKGCVEQYISGKALNRIAADYHAGWGLSDLMDAARTGDAEARYLLDNWINDFASTIINMDQIFDPQAVIIGGGVIVTRETWWPLLIQRIDELGGRPVLLEPALLGNQAGMVGAARIAMQNHRMRNQT, encoded by the coding sequence ATGGAATCTTGCTGGATAGGTATAGATATAGGAGGTACCGGGATCAAAGGTGCCCTGGTGAATGAACAAGGTCAGATGATTGAGCGAATGGAGCTGCCTACACAGGCGGAGCAGGGTGCTGAATTTATCCTGAACCGTGTTCTGTATATTGCGAATGAATTAAAAAGTATCGTCTACGACAGTATAAAAAAGCAGTTTATTACTATACATGGTATCGGCATCGGATCTGCTGGCCGGATCGACCGGGAAAAAGGAATCGTTATCGATGCCACCGACAATCTCCCCGGCTGGAAAGGGCTGCATCTGGCAGAGCGCGTTATGGAATCGACCGGTCTGCCGGTCTATACAGTCAATGATGCCCATGCAGCAGCGGCAGGTGAAGACTGGATCGGTGCAGCTGCAGTTATTCGTTCGTGGATTATGCTGACGATCGGAACAGGTGTGGGTGGAGCGCTCGTTCATTACGGCGAGATTATTTCCGGACAGTACGGCGGCGCCGGTGAGCTGGGGCATATGATTCTTCATCCCGGAGGTCGTCAATGCAACTGCGGCAAAAAGGGCTGTGTGGAGCAGTATATTTCCGGCAAGGCACTGAACCGGATTGCGGCCGATTACCATGCTGGCTGGGGATTATCCGATCTGATGGATGCCGCGCGGACAGGGGATGCCGAAGCCCGTTATTTGCTGGATAACTGGATCAACGATTTTGCGAGTACCATTATCAATATGGATCAGATTTTTGATCCGCAGGCTGTTATTATTGGCGGAGGCGTTATTGTTACACGTGAAACATGGTGGCCGCTGCTGATCCAGCGTATTGATGAACTGGGCGGCAGACCGGTGTTGCTGGAGCCTGCCCTGCTCGGCAATCAGGCCGGTATGGTCGGAGCAGCGCGGATAGCAATGCAGAACCACCGCATGAGAAATCAAACCTGA
- a CDS encoding extracellular solute-binding protein: MKKVWLVPLTLLLSLSVLIAGCGNQQGGNVNADGKKVIHIYQGKVEIADALNKLKAEYEKQHPDVELEIQSVGGGADYAASLKAKFAAGDEPDIFTNGGDEEMNLWLEYLEDMSDQPWVKNIVDGAAEQISKDGHIYGQPNGLEGYGFIYNKDIFKKVGITELPTTIDELRAACEKLKAAGYTPFSNGFQEWWVLGNHNVTIPFSHQDDPNAFLKQLDNGTAQIPGNEKFDEWLNLLDLMVKYGNSNPLTTDYNTQVTLFANGKAAMMQQGNWTQVQIDGIKPNMNIGLMPMPINNNKEENDRVFVRVPNNWVVNKNSPVKAEAKEFLNWLVSSDTGKHYITDEFKFIPAFKNIQTSDKQLGPIGADIVKYNNAGKILPWIFPKFPMGLSKDYASTMQAYLAGELDRQGMLQQMQEQWVNLQLR; the protein is encoded by the coding sequence ATGAAAAAAGTATGGCTTGTCCCGCTTACCCTGCTGCTCAGCTTGTCCGTGCTGATTGCCGGATGCGGGAATCAGCAAGGCGGCAATGTAAACGCTGATGGCAAAAAAGTGATCCATATTTACCAGGGTAAAGTCGAGATCGCAGACGCCCTGAACAAGCTCAAAGCGGAATATGAAAAACAACATCCCGATGTGGAACTGGAGATTCAGTCGGTCGGCGGTGGAGCGGATTATGCTGCTTCGCTCAAAGCCAAATTCGCTGCCGGTGACGAACCGGATATTTTCACCAATGGCGGCGATGAGGAAATGAATCTGTGGCTCGAATATCTCGAAGATATGTCTGATCAGCCATGGGTCAAAAATATCGTGGACGGCGCTGCTGAACAGATCAGCAAGGATGGCCATATTTATGGTCAGCCGAACGGTCTGGAAGGCTACGGATTTATTTACAACAAGGATATTTTCAAAAAAGTAGGCATTACCGAATTGCCGACTACGATTGATGAACTGCGTGCTGCTTGCGAGAAGCTCAAAGCAGCAGGCTACACTCCTTTTTCAAACGGATTCCAGGAGTGGTGGGTACTGGGCAATCATAATGTGACCATTCCATTTTCCCATCAGGATGATCCCAATGCATTCCTGAAGCAGCTGGATAACGGTACAGCACAGATTCCGGGCAATGAGAAATTCGACGAATGGCTCAATCTGCTCGATCTGATGGTCAAATACGGGAACTCGAATCCGCTGACTACAGACTACAATACTCAGGTAACCTTGTTTGCCAACGGCAAAGCTGCCATGATGCAGCAGGGCAACTGGACCCAGGTACAGATCGACGGTATCAAGCCGAATATGAATATTGGCCTGATGCCGATGCCGATCAATAACAACAAGGAAGAGAACGACCGTGTCTTTGTACGTGTACCGAATAACTGGGTCGTTAACAAAAACTCACCTGTCAAAGCCGAAGCCAAAGAGTTCCTGAACTGGCTCGTCAGCTCGGATACAGGCAAGCATTATATTACTGACGAATTCAAGTTCATTCCGGCTTTCAAAAATATCCAGACCTCCGACAAGCAGCTTGGACCGATCGGAGCGGATATAGTGAAGTACAATAACGCAGGCAAGATTCTGCCATGGATTTTCCCGAAATTCCCGATGGGATTAAGCAAGGATTATGCCAGCACCATGCAGGCTTACCTGGCTGGCGAACTGGATCGCCAGGGCATGCTGCAGCAAATGCAGGAGCAATGGGTCAATCTACAGTTGCGTTAA
- a CDS encoding DEAD/DEAH box helicase, with the protein MDQPLYGIWIGDVFFCFSGEMSEPKVDAWMKVMRRMELPAGRRPFVQSGLRLAELKSGPVNTASKETFSRRAGRNKRLPGRMVEGLALSAEQAYDLLLEWDEKLVARQGIQAGAEMRYWHIAAKFAEKLLREGKILPDSRVIAGTGRRSSQASLRGVWKPLLTGEDREMFARLAESIPMIGLSALSLFAAGEPAGISQARAEVLHSFLVAMIDAEVRRMFRDAGYGKFRAYQANYRRGSSPHAHLWWNTMFDATAELAVQGTAEDMAELEEEIRDHNGAEVPLPEAGVLEERIGELGLVVRLEPPLENRESKAAQMPSDMLPQWRMSFWATDESDPAVLLPAAMLWKQPETRMVVRGRTYEQVQQRLLMQLGRAAECSPIVSLFIRTASPVGGMMEAGDVYAFLKEDIPRLRKAGITVQIPSRWTREGKKRAGLKLKVKSPQPQENRSSSENTRLGMEQMVSFEPQAVLDGRTLTAAEMAEIVKNGVPIIPLDGGWIEVDLNEIKQVLRFIRRHEEGEISFNELMHIYAEEEDALWNGLHIFEIETNPMLTNLMEGSGWRDVEKRTVPEGLHGTLRPYQERGFQWLATMRDLGFGACLADDMGLGKTVQVITCMLDQPVTAPRLIVCPTSLLGNWQRELERFAPEMQLYIHHGSRRPRGEEFAAEARSHDIVLTTYHLAGRDGEDLRQIEWSSIILDEAQYIKNYRTKQAQSVMKLNAPHRIAMTGTPVENRLSELWSIFQFLNPGYLGTASSFRHNYNTGAGQEMESKLSTLRKLVSPFMLRRLKSDPDIRRDLPDKIELKSYCYMTVEQAGMYQSVVSDMLGRMSNTEGITRKGIVLSSLTKLKQICDHPYLLHNTGKGDTGKQERSGKMARLIELLDMIRDSGEAALVFTQYVEMGELLTARLSKHYGEEPFFLHGGVSKANRDEMISLFQQGEGPPLFVLSLKAGGVGLNLTRANHVIHYDRWWNPAVENQATDRVFRIGQQRNVQVHKLICQGTLEERIDELIESKKSLAEQVVGAGEQWLTEMSDEELKQLVSLQSAEWGADE; encoded by the coding sequence ATGGATCAACCGTTATATGGAATATGGATTGGAGACGTATTTTTTTGTTTTTCCGGTGAAATGTCGGAGCCCAAAGTGGATGCATGGATGAAAGTAATGCGCAGAATGGAGTTGCCTGCAGGGCGGCGTCCTTTTGTACAATCCGGACTGCGTCTGGCCGAACTGAAATCAGGCCCGGTCAATACGGCATCCAAAGAGACATTCTCACGCCGGGCTGGCCGCAATAAAAGGCTGCCAGGACGTATGGTAGAAGGACTGGCGCTCTCTGCCGAGCAGGCGTATGATTTGCTGCTCGAATGGGACGAGAAGCTGGTAGCCCGTCAGGGAATTCAGGCTGGTGCAGAGATGCGGTACTGGCATATTGCTGCGAAATTCGCCGAAAAACTGCTGCGTGAAGGCAAGATTCTGCCGGATAGCCGCGTCATTGCCGGTACAGGCAGACGCAGCTCGCAGGCTTCACTGCGCGGTGTATGGAAGCCGCTACTGACAGGAGAAGACCGCGAAATGTTCGCGCGTCTGGCGGAGTCGATTCCAATGATCGGATTATCTGCCCTGTCACTGTTTGCAGCCGGCGAACCGGCCGGCATTTCCCAGGCACGGGCGGAAGTGCTGCACTCGTTCCTGGTAGCGATGATTGATGCGGAAGTACGCCGGATGTTCCGGGATGCCGGTTATGGCAAGTTCCGTGCATACCAGGCAAATTATCGCAGAGGTTCTTCTCCGCATGCACATCTGTGGTGGAATACCATGTTCGATGCTACAGCAGAACTGGCTGTTCAGGGCACCGCAGAGGATATGGCAGAGCTGGAAGAAGAGATTCGGGATCATAATGGCGCGGAAGTACCTCTTCCCGAGGCAGGCGTTCTGGAAGAGCGGATTGGCGAGCTGGGACTCGTCGTTCGTCTGGAACCGCCGCTGGAGAACCGGGAGTCCAAAGCTGCACAGATGCCGTCGGATATGCTGCCGCAGTGGCGGATGTCCTTTTGGGCGACCGACGAATCCGATCCTGCTGTGCTGCTGCCGGCAGCGATGCTGTGGAAGCAGCCGGAGACCCGTATGGTTGTACGGGGACGTACTTATGAGCAGGTACAGCAGCGTCTGTTGATGCAGCTGGGACGTGCTGCGGAGTGTTCACCTATTGTGTCGCTGTTTATCCGTACGGCGAGTCCGGTCGGCGGCATGATGGAAGCAGGCGATGTCTATGCTTTCCTCAAGGAAGATATTCCTCGCCTGCGCAAAGCAGGCATTACCGTACAGATTCCATCGCGCTGGACACGCGAAGGCAAAAAGCGCGCAGGACTGAAGCTGAAAGTCAAATCACCCCAGCCGCAGGAAAACCGCAGCTCCAGTGAAAATACCCGACTTGGGATGGAGCAGATGGTATCCTTTGAACCGCAGGCTGTACTGGATGGCAGAACGCTGACTGCTGCAGAGATGGCCGAGATTGTCAAAAACGGAGTACCGATTATTCCGCTTGATGGTGGCTGGATCGAAGTCGATCTGAACGAGATCAAGCAGGTGCTGCGTTTTATCCGTCGTCATGAAGAAGGCGAGATTTCCTTTAATGAATTAATGCATATCTATGCCGAAGAAGAAGATGCACTCTGGAACGGTCTGCATATTTTCGAGATCGAGACCAATCCGATGCTGACCAATCTGATGGAAGGCAGCGGATGGCGAGATGTAGAAAAACGAACAGTACCTGAAGGACTGCATGGTACATTGCGTCCTTATCAGGAGCGGGGATTCCAGTGGCTGGCCACAATGCGGGATCTGGGATTTGGTGCGTGTCTGGCAGATGATATGGGTCTGGGGAAAACCGTCCAGGTAATTACCTGTATGCTGGACCAGCCGGTGACAGCGCCAAGATTGATCGTTTGTCCTACTTCACTGCTGGGCAACTGGCAGCGTGAGCTGGAACGCTTCGCACCGGAAATGCAGCTATACATTCACCATGGTAGTCGTCGTCCACGCGGCGAGGAATTTGCCGCAGAAGCCCGATCGCATGATATTGTGCTGACCACGTATCATCTGGCTGGCCGGGACGGCGAAGATCTGCGCCAGATCGAATGGTCATCGATCATTCTCGATGAAGCGCAGTATATCAAGAACTACCGCACCAAGCAGGCGCAGAGCGTTATGAAACTGAATGCGCCGCACCGGATTGCCATGACCGGTACGCCGGTGGAGAACCGACTGAGCGAACTGTGGTCTATTTTCCAATTTCTGAATCCGGGTTATCTGGGAACAGCTTCGTCGTTCCGGCATAACTACAATACAGGCGCCGGTCAGGAAATGGAGAGCAAGCTGTCGACACTGCGCAAGCTGGTATCTCCATTTATGCTGCGTCGTCTCAAAAGCGATCCGGATATCCGCCGGGATCTGCCGGACAAGATCGAGCTGAAGTCCTACTGCTATATGACCGTAGAGCAGGCTGGCATGTATCAGAGCGTCGTCTCTGATATGCTGGGCCGCATGAGCAATACCGAAGGTATTACGCGCAAAGGGATTGTGCTGTCTTCCCTGACCAAACTCAAGCAAATCTGTGATCATCCATATCTGCTGCATAACACCGGCAAAGGGGACACAGGCAAGCAGGAACGCTCCGGTAAAATGGCGCGTCTGATCGAACTGCTCGATATGATTCGGGACAGCGGGGAAGCCGCGCTTGTATTTACCCAGTATGTCGAAATGGGCGAGCTGCTGACCGCGCGTCTGAGCAAGCATTATGGCGAGGAGCCATTTTTCCTGCATGGCGGTGTCAGCAAAGCCAACCGTGACGAGATGATCAGTTTATTCCAGCAGGGCGAAGGACCTCCGTTATTCGTGCTTTCACTCAAAGCCGGAGGCGTCGGACTCAATCTGACCCGTGCCAATCATGTTATTCACTATGACCGCTGGTGGAATCCCGCTGTTGAGAACCAGGCGACCGACCGGGTCTTCCGGATCGGACAGCAGCGCAATGTACAGGTACACAAGCTGATCTGTCAGGGAACCCTGGAAGAGCGGATCGATGAATTGATCGAAAGCAAAAAATCACTGGCCGAGCAAGTGGTAGGTGCAGGCGAGCAGTGGCTGACCGAAATGTCGGATGAAGAGCTGAAGCAGCTGGTCTCCCTGCAATCTGCAGAATGGGGGGCTGACGAATGA
- a CDS encoding carbohydrate ABC transporter permease, translated as MDVQSKYSARTLILEIIVILLGLVFLIPFYFLIINSVKSFGDILSNSASWPQQFVWSNYVDAWKAIDFPSALKNSLIVTIVSNLLLVLISAMAAYQMVRHPSRFNRILYFVLVAAMVIPFQSIMLPLMEMASAYRLSNSMLGLIVSYLGFGAPLSIFLFHGFVKNVPLEIEQAARVDGSNRYGVFFRIVCPLMMPMFVTVIILNTLWIWNDYLLPSLMLSSPEMRTIPLATYSFFGQYTKQWDMALPALVLGITPIIIFFLFLQRYIIQGITAGSVKG; from the coding sequence ATGGACGTACAAAGCAAATACAGCGCCCGTACATTGATTCTGGAAATTATCGTTATCTTACTGGGACTCGTATTTCTGATCCCGTTTTATTTTCTGATTATCAACTCGGTCAAATCGTTTGGTGATATTCTGTCCAACTCGGCGTCCTGGCCGCAGCAGTTCGTATGGAGCAACTATGTAGATGCGTGGAAAGCAATCGACTTCCCGTCTGCGCTCAAAAACTCGCTGATCGTTACTATCGTGAGCAATCTGCTGCTGGTGCTGATCAGCGCCATGGCAGCCTATCAGATGGTGCGTCATCCGAGCAGGTTCAACCGGATTCTGTATTTTGTACTTGTCGCAGCGATGGTAATTCCTTTTCAATCGATCATGCTGCCGCTGATGGAGATGGCGAGCGCTTATCGCCTCAGTAACAGCATGCTTGGTCTGATCGTCAGCTATCTGGGATTTGGTGCTCCGCTGTCGATCTTCCTGTTCCATGGATTCGTCAAAAATGTACCGCTGGAGATCGAACAGGCGGCACGGGTCGATGGCTCCAACCGTTACGGTGTATTTTTCCGTATCGTCTGCCCGCTGATGATGCCGATGTTCGTGACGGTGATTATTCTGAATACACTATGGATCTGGAATGATTATTTGCTGCCGTCCCTGATGCTGTCGAGCCCGGAGATGCGCACGATTCCGCTGGCAACGTACAGCTTCTTTGGACAATATACCAAGCAGTGGGATATGGCGCTGCCAGCCCTTGTGCTGGGTATCACGCCAATCATTATCTTCTTCCTGTTCCTGCAGCGTTATATTATCCAGGGAATTACTGCCGGATCGGTAAAAGGATAA
- a CDS encoding M15 family metallopeptidase gives MMDKHKRTGWKVMIPAGVLVSGLLLAGCGAADSSTDSAAAPQTGSTSAPAAEGTAASGTNSSTGSNTTAPADNTAGQPSTAGSKQTSASTDGSADLTAQREESSLQSTIKKVDGKDVVTNPESMTVIVNKDRYLPDGYEPPDLVVPDVAFSYDGVLEKSHMRKEAAGALEKLFKAAKSDDLDLRAVSGYRSYKRQVSIYNNNVATKGKAYTDRVSARPGTSEHQTGLAIDVSGPGIGYGLEQSFGKTAEGKWLKQHAAEYGFVIRYKKGADAITGYTWEPWHIRYVGKEVAQDVTAKDLTLEEYFDQDKIKQ, from the coding sequence ATGATGGATAAGCACAAACGAACAGGATGGAAAGTGATGATTCCGGCAGGAGTACTAGTATCGGGTCTACTGCTGGCAGGCTGTGGTGCTGCGGACAGCAGTACCGATTCAGCAGCAGCTCCGCAGACAGGCAGTACATCGGCACCTGCGGCAGAAGGAACTGCAGCCAGCGGAACCAACAGTAGCACAGGCAGTAATACAACTGCTCCAGCGGACAATACGGCAGGCCAGCCGTCGACAGCCGGTAGCAAACAAACCAGTGCTTCTACAGATGGAAGTGCCGATCTGACTGCGCAGCGGGAGGAAAGCTCCCTGCAATCCACGATCAAAAAAGTAGATGGCAAGGACGTAGTAACCAATCCGGAATCCATGACCGTTATTGTGAACAAGGATCGGTATCTGCCGGACGGCTATGAGCCGCCGGATCTGGTCGTTCCCGATGTTGCCTTTTCTTATGACGGTGTTCTGGAGAAAAGCCATATGCGCAAAGAAGCCGCAGGAGCACTGGAAAAACTGTTTAAGGCAGCCAAGTCTGACGATCTCGATCTGCGTGCGGTATCCGGCTATCGTTCCTACAAACGCCAGGTATCCATTTACAATAATAATGTAGCAACCAAAGGCAAAGCGTACACCGATCGTGTCAGCGCACGTCCCGGTACAAGCGAACATCAGACGGGTCTGGCTATCGATGTATCCGGCCCGGGTATCGGTTACGGACTGGAACAGAGCTTTGGTAAAACAGCCGAAGGCAAATGGCTGAAGCAGCATGCGGCAGAATACGGATTCGTTATCCGTTACAAAAAAGGCGCCGATGCTATTACCGGGTACACCTGGGAACCATGGCATATCCGCTATGTCGGCAAAGAAGTGGCACAGGACGTGACTGCCAAAGACCTGACACTGGAAGAATATTTTGACCAGGACAAGATCAAGCAGTAA
- a CDS encoding copper homeostasis protein CutC → MSDDILLEVIATTPEDARIAAAAGANRIELIASQQEGGLTPPLDLIQQITAESPIPVNVMIRPHSRSFYYTPEELGQMVHDIRQIAAHTQASALVLGVLNASGQIDEPALQQLLAAADGLPVTFHRAFDEIADQEQALYTLSRYPSITRILTSGGQASVLDAKDTIIRLNRIAQQQQIGLIAGAGLTLESLDEFVRGTGVQEVHLGSAVRQDSNIHLPLDAKRIRQAKAALLVR, encoded by the coding sequence ATGAGCGATGACATTTTGCTTGAAGTGATTGCGACGACTCCCGAAGATGCCCGGATTGCAGCCGCAGCAGGAGCCAACCGCATCGAATTGATCGCCTCCCAGCAGGAAGGCGGATTGACTCCTCCACTCGATCTAATACAGCAGATTACAGCCGAGAGCCCTATACCGGTTAACGTCATGATTCGTCCACACAGCCGCAGCTTTTATTATACGCCGGAAGAGTTGGGACAAATGGTGCATGATATCCGGCAGATCGCTGCGCATACACAGGCTTCGGCGCTGGTACTGGGTGTACTGAATGCGTCCGGTCAGATCGACGAACCGGCTCTGCAGCAGCTTCTGGCAGCAGCGGACGGGCTGCCTGTTACTTTTCACCGGGCTTTTGATGAAATTGCGGATCAGGAACAGGCGCTGTATACACTGTCCCGCTACCCGTCTATCACGCGTATTCTGACATCGGGCGGTCAAGCTTCTGTACTGGATGCAAAAGATACCATTATCCGGCTGAACCGGATTGCCCAGCAGCAGCAGATTGGCCTGATCGCTGGTGCCGGGCTTACACTGGAATCGCTGGACGAGTTTGTTCGCGGGACCGGCGTACAGGAAGTCCATCTGGGCAGCGCTGTCCGGCAGGATAGCAATATTCATCTGCCTCTGGATGCAAAGCGCATCCGCCAGGCCAAAGCAGCCTTGTTAGTCAGATAG
- a CDS encoding TIM-barrel domain-containing protein has protein sequence MMEDTSAAIHPDKADHQMIQEVWSSFGQLQNWKEQDGVYLCQGQMAGAALVFLSEAEFRFKVFGTDGIDLSTTIAVLPQERKIVPSIEENEQELVFRTELITVTLDKQTFALIVEDQEGHEIARQATVSWTPRGAVNAQFSMPEDSHFYGLGEKSSFLDKRGERYTMWNTDVYAPHMPEIEALYESIPLLIHMHSHSSYGVFLDNPGRSDFDMRSYGVSYTIGCTTGAYDIYFIHGPEIKDVVSRYTALTGRIALPPKWALGYHQSRYSYMDQKEVMELAYSFRDKNIPCDVIYLDIHYMDEYRVFTFDKIRFPDPQGMIAKLKEMGIRIIPIVDPGVKQDPKYPIYREGVQEDHFCRRLEGDIYFGSVWPGISAFPDFTDTKTAQWWGDHHAFYTSLGIDGIWNDMNEPAVFNELKTMDPDVMHRNDGNPVTHEEVHNLYGMLMSKATYEGMKQHMDGRRPFVLTRAGYSGIQRYAAIWTGDNRSFWEHMAMAMPMILNMGLSGLPFAGPDIGGFAHHASGQLLVRWTQMGVFFPYCRNHSSIGTVRQEPWSFGEQLEGIIREYISLRYRWMPHLYNLFYESSQTGMPILRPVLLEYPRDPKVTNLCDQFLVGPDVMVAPVYRPDTDYRTVYLPEGTWYDYWTGAKQAGGQTVLAHAPLEVMPIYVRGGAIVAEGELRQHAADDRVDDVVHFHIYGAQATDSFHAEYTLYEDDGETFAHENGHYSRLHVEARGSDGALTLSLRYLEDGYRVKRQHVCFTLRQPEFMPSAIDQLQQIALDEWIAGQTGWSVEDSSGNILIRIADRQLEELTLRV, from the coding sequence ATGATGGAGGATACGAGCGCAGCGATACATCCGGACAAAGCAGATCATCAGATGATCCAGGAAGTCTGGAGTTCATTCGGTCAGCTGCAAAATTGGAAAGAGCAGGATGGTGTCTATCTTTGTCAGGGACAGATGGCTGGCGCTGCCCTGGTTTTTTTGTCGGAAGCAGAGTTTCGTTTTAAAGTATTTGGGACAGACGGTATTGATTTGTCCACGACAATTGCCGTACTGCCACAGGAACGAAAGATCGTCCCCAGTATAGAAGAAAATGAGCAGGAATTGGTTTTTCGTACCGAGCTGATTACAGTTACGCTTGATAAGCAAACGTTTGCACTAATTGTGGAAGATCAAGAAGGCCATGAGATTGCCCGCCAGGCAACAGTCAGCTGGACGCCGCGCGGTGCTGTGAATGCACAGTTTAGTATGCCGGAAGATTCTCACTTCTATGGTCTGGGTGAGAAATCTAGCTTTCTGGATAAGCGCGGCGAGCGCTATACGATGTGGAATACGGATGTGTACGCGCCGCATATGCCGGAGATCGAAGCGCTGTATGAATCGATCCCGCTGCTGATTCATATGCATTCCCATTCTAGCTACGGCGTATTTCTGGATAATCCGGGTCGTTCGGATTTTGATATGCGCTCTTATGGTGTCTCTTATACGATAGGATGCACGACCGGCGCGTATGATATTTATTTTATCCATGGTCCGGAGATCAAGGATGTAGTGAGCCGGTATACTGCACTCACTGGCCGCATTGCACTGCCTCCCAAATGGGCCTTGGGCTATCATCAGTCCCGGTACAGCTATATGGATCAAAAAGAAGTAATGGAGCTTGCCTACAGCTTCCGCGACAAAAATATTCCGTGTGATGTGATCTATCTGGATATTCATTATATGGATGAATACCGGGTGTTCACCTTTGACAAGATTCGTTTCCCCGACCCGCAGGGCATGATTGCGAAGCTCAAGGAGATGGGCATTCGGATCATACCGATTGTCGATCCCGGTGTCAAACAGGACCCCAAATATCCGATCTACCGCGAAGGTGTGCAGGAAGACCATTTCTGCCGCCGACTGGAAGGGGATATATATTTTGGCAGCGTATGGCCGGGTATCAGCGCATTCCCGGATTTTACGGATACCAAAACAGCGCAGTGGTGGGGAGATCATCATGCCTTTTACACTTCGCTCGGTATCGATGGCATCTGGAATGATATGAACGAACCGGCTGTTTTCAATGAGCTGAAAACGATGGACCCCGATGTGATGCACCGCAATGACGGCAATCCGGTCACGCATGAAGAGGTTCACAATCTGTACGGCATGCTGATGTCCAAAGCCACCTATGAGGGCATGAAGCAGCATATGGATGGCAGGCGTCCCTTTGTACTGACACGGGCGGGATATTCCGGCATTCAGCGCTATGCCGCCATCTGGACAGGGGATAATCGCAGCTTCTGGGAGCATATGGCGATGGCAATGCCGATGATCCTGAATATGGGATTATCCGGACTGCCTTTTGCCGGACCGGATATTGGCGGGTTTGCCCATCATGCCTCGGGGCAGCTGCTGGTACGATGGACACAGATGGGTGTGTTTTTCCCGTACTGCCGTAATCATTCCTCTATTGGAACCGTGAGACAGGAGCCGTGGTCGTTTGGCGAGCAGCTGGAAGGGATTATCCGGGAGTATATCAGTCTGCGCTACCGCTGGATGCCGCATCTGTATAATCTGTTTTATGAATCGTCCCAAACAGGGATGCCAATCCTGCGTCCGGTACTGCTGGAATATCCACGAGATCCCAAAGTGACCAATCTGTGTGATCAATTCCTGGTCGGTCCGGATGTTATGGTGGCTCCGGTCTATCGTCCAGATACCGATTACCGCACCGTCTATTTGCCGGAAGGCACTTGGTATGATTACTGGACTGGTGCAAAGCAGGCAGGCGGACAGACTGTTCTGGCCCATGCTCCACTGGAAGTGATGCCGATATATGTGCGCGGCGGAGCTATTGTTGCCGAAGGCGAATTGCGTCAGCACGCGGCAGACGATCGGGTAGATGATGTGGTTCATTTCCATATTTACGGTGCCCAAGCTACTGATTCCTTCCATGCCGAATATACGCTGTATGAAGATGATGGAGAGACTTTTGCCCATGAGAATGGCCATTACTCCAGATTGCATGTAGAGGCCCGTGGATCAGACGGGGCTCTGACCCTGTCGCTTCGTTATCTGGAAGATGGTTACCGGGTGAAGCGCCAGCATGTTTGCTTTACCCTTCGTCAGCCTGAGTTTATGCCGTCTGCCATTGATCAGCTGCAGCAGATTGCGCTGGATGAATGGATCGCGGGACAAACAGGTTGGAGTGTGGAGGATAGCAGTGGAAATATACTAATCCGTATTGCGGATCGTCAGCTGGAGGAATTGACCCTGCGAGTCTGA